Part of the Dehalococcoidia bacterium genome is shown below.
GCTGAGGAGTATCGTAAAACCGGGCTGCTGATCGCAAGGAAGGCAGCTGACCAAATAGAAGGGTCTCGGTGGGGGCCGGGGCAGATCAAGATACGTGAAGAAGCATTACTGGACTGGGCTAAATCTGAATGGGCGGACTGACTGAGAGCGATTACCGGACTTCATGATCGACTATCATGTAGATGCGACAGGTTCGACCATGTATCTGATCAGAGAAGTGGATTCAGACTTCTTCAGCGGGGCTAGGCAAGCGGGAGGGTAAAGAGGAAATGACAACGCATAACACTGCCCCTGTTCTAAGGAATACGAGAAACCTGGTCTACCAATTCAAGGTGGCACTGAAGGAGATCAAACCGCCTATATGGCGGCGGATCGTGGTCCCGGCGAGCTACAGTTTCTGGGACTTGCATGTGGCCATACAGGATTCCATGGGGTGGCTTGACTGCCACCTGCACGCATTTCGCATCCTGAACCCGAACACGGGAAACCTTGATGAGATCGGAATCCCTGATGAGGACGCTTTTGAGGATGATATTGTCTACCTTCCCGGCTGGCAATTGTCGATAGCCGCCTATTTCCGCCAACCGGGCGACCGGGCGGATTATCTGTATGATTTCGGCGACAACTGGGAACATGAGATTGTTCTGGAGGGAATACTGCTCAAACAGCCGAAAACGAAGTACCCGAGATGTCTGGAAGGTGCCGGGGCCTGTCCACCCGAGGACTGTGGCGGGGCGCATGGATATGCGGACCTGCTCGATATCCTTCGAGACCCTTCCCACCCGGAGCATGAAAGCATGATGGAATGGGTTGGCGGAAGATATGATCCGCATGTCTTCGACCCTGTGCAGGTTCGCTTTGACAATCCCAAAAAGCGCTGGCAATTCGCTTTCGAAGTGGATTGATCAGAAACACCCGATATCTCCATGACGTGAAAGAGCCTTGAGGGCCGGACCTGCAAGGCTCTCCAAACCGAGGCCCTTGAATCAATTCATGAGGTGGAATAGTGAACCAACCGACTAACAGAGACTGGGCAAACTTATATCAGTCAGCGATGATGTTCAAAGAGGCTGCTCCTTGGGATTGGGTGCACAATGACACCCTATTTGCTGTTGAAAACCCGGATGACGGTGAAGTGAGCTATTGTTCAATTCTGGGGAGTGGAGGGGAGGAGTTCGGCCTGGGCATGTTCATCGGAGATAAAGGGTATGAGAGCCACCTCAGAGTGATGGGTGGGGAGATCGACCCGGCTGATTATTTTGAAATCATGATGATGTCTCGCTCCATAACGATGTTTTTGACTGACCGGGAGGATCTCGAGAAGCGGGACCGTGACGTAATTCGGTCCCTTGGCCTTCGCTTCCGGGGGCGAAATGCTTGGCCATTGTTTCGAAGCCAGCAACCCGGCTATGCTCCCTGGTTCTTGGAAGAGGGCGAAGCCGTCTTTCTGACAACTGCAATCCGGCAAGCTCTTGTCATGGCTGAAGAGATCAGGAACGGCAGGTTGGATCTCCTGAAAGGGTCGCCGGATAACCTTGTTCTGACCCGTTATTGTCATGGCGGTAACTGGGGCGGAGAATGGCGCAACACTCCAGTATTGAGCCCAAATGACCAGGCGTGTGCCGAAAGCATTGACACAGCCAAAGAGGCTGAACTCTATCTGCTTCAAAATCGGGGGCGCGAACATAGTGGAGTCTGGGAGTTAGACATTTTCATGTTGCCGGTGCCCATTGGAATGGCCGCTGAGAAGCCGTACTTCCCAATCTGTTTTCTGGTTGTCGACTGCAGGCTTGGGCTTATTGTCGGGGCGAACTTGACCGAACCGTGGATCACTTTTTCCGAGAAACAGGAAGAGTTAATTCGGATTTTCGGGAAGGCGAAACAGCTCCCCGGTGAAGTTCGAGTGAAATCGGACAAGGTGAGACGGATATTGGAGCCAATAACAGGTGTGCTTGGGATCAAGCTCCGGGTAACGTCAGTGCCTTCGCTGGAGGAGGCTAAGGCCGGTCTACTTGAGCAATTCGCCTGATGGGGTCGGTGAGGAATAAGATGGCCCGGGGATCGAAACCACTCAAGGCGTGGATTCAAATATCCGCCGTATCCGAAAGATATTCTGGTACCCCTGAGAATGAGCCTTCCATGACTTCAGGCAGAGGCGTTTTCATTGAGATTGGAACTTCATGCAGATATGATAGAATAGCAGTGCAGTCAAATGAGTTCTGTTTGGGCTGAGGGCTATCGATAAGGTGATCAATGATAAAGAAACAGTTGAGGAAGAAAAAGCATCTCGGTGAGTTCAGGGAGTGGGGGCGACAAGTTGTCATAACCCTCAACAGCAGCGAGGTGCTTGACCAGTTTCTTGATGACCTTGTTATCGAAGCCGTTGAAGCTAATGGCCTATATTGCGGTGGTGGTGGGCGAGCGAACGAGATAGACCTAGTGGTTGAACTTGGCCGCTTGACAGATGATCCCGAAGCGAGATTTCGGATGGTGACTGCCTGGTTGGACGCTCGTCCAGATGTTGTGGCTTATAAGGCAGATCGTCTCTTTGATCTTTGGCACGAGGACGTTGAAGATAT
Proteins encoded:
- a CDS encoding plasmid pRiA4b ORF-3 family protein; amino-acid sequence: MTTHNTAPVLRNTRNLVYQFKVALKEIKPPIWRRIVVPASYSFWDLHVAIQDSMGWLDCHLHAFRILNPNTGNLDEIGIPDEDAFEDDIVYLPGWQLSIAAYFRQPGDRADYLYDFGDNWEHEIVLEGILLKQPKTKYPRCLEGAGACPPEDCGGAHGYADLLDILRDPSHPEHESMMEWVGGRYDPHVFDPVQVRFDNPKKRWQFAFEVD
- a CDS encoding 50S ribosome-binding protein YggL, which encodes MIKKQLRKKKHLGEFREWGRQVVITLNSSEVLDQFLDDLVIEAVEANGLYCGGGGRANEIDLVVELGRLTDDPEARFRMVTAWLDARPDVVAYKADRLFDLWHEDVEDMEGAHEA